In Paenibacillus sp. BIC5C1, a genomic segment contains:
- a CDS encoding response regulator: MNKDHYRVLLVDDEPWNRDILRNLGTWDELGMVVAGEAEDGGEAIRLVEQHQPHIIITDMRMPGKDGVELLQTLSAQYPHIKVIVVSGYDDFNYAKHAIRHRAADYLLKPVNPDELNNVLAKCKRELEKTESGPESWEPYPSVFSGEFSLFQQQARLRFNDLNVQGLHELFGQLEHRLDTSDIRRPQQLGRIAYELQTLLGELCVSNGLCEQPVAAVLPPPTALASITSAVNWISAPYYTSLEQLIAQRKFKNKLNLDEVKQYIEQHCMEMITLEQLAQIFFVSKEYLSKVFKKEYGVNVTDYIVQLRMARAKEWVLDDQIPFKHIAEMTGYEDVSYFYRVFKKHFGVSPGEMRKGQPRISGNSPK, encoded by the coding sequence GTGAACAAGGATCATTATAGAGTGCTATTAGTGGACGACGAGCCATGGAACAGAGATATTTTGCGCAATTTGGGCACGTGGGATGAGCTTGGCATGGTGGTAGCAGGTGAGGCAGAGGATGGCGGAGAGGCGATCCGGTTGGTCGAGCAGCATCAGCCCCATATTATCATTACAGACATGCGTATGCCGGGTAAAGACGGGGTAGAACTGCTCCAGACGCTAAGTGCACAATATCCGCATATCAAAGTGATTGTGGTTAGTGGATATGATGATTTCAATTATGCGAAACATGCGATTCGTCACCGTGCCGCCGATTATCTGCTCAAGCCGGTAAATCCCGATGAATTGAATAACGTTCTGGCCAAGTGTAAACGTGAATTGGAAAAGACCGAGTCCGGGCCGGAGTCCTGGGAACCTTATCCATCGGTTTTTTCTGGCGAATTCTCGTTGTTTCAGCAGCAGGCGCGCTTACGTTTTAACGATTTGAACGTTCAGGGATTGCATGAGCTGTTCGGGCAGTTGGAGCACAGACTTGATACCAGTGATATCCGAAGACCGCAGCAGCTGGGGCGGATCGCATACGAACTGCAGACGCTATTGGGCGAGCTGTGTGTTTCCAACGGCTTATGCGAGCAACCTGTAGCAGCTGTACTCCCGCCGCCAACTGCTCTGGCGTCCATCACATCGGCAGTGAACTGGATATCAGCACCTTATTATACTTCGTTGGAGCAGCTGATTGCGCAGCGCAAATTCAAGAACAAGCTGAACCTGGATGAGGTGAAGCAATACATCGAGCAGCATTGCATGGAGATGATTACGCTGGAGCAGCTTGCCCAGATCTTTTTTGTCAGCAAAGAATATCTCAGCAAGGTGTTCAAAAAAGAATACGGCGTGAATGTGACCGACTATATTGTCCAATTACGCATGGCAAGAGCCAAAGAATGGGTGCTCGATGATCAGATTCCATTCAAACATATTGCCGAGATGACGGGTTATGAGGATGTATCGTACTTTTACCGGGTGTTCAAGAAACACTTCGGGGTTTCGCCTGGAGAGATGAGAAAGGGACAACCTCGAATATCAGGTAACAGCCCTAAATAA